Proteins from a single region of Eremothecium gossypii ATCC 10895 chromosome VI, complete sequence:
- the RSC58 gene encoding Rsc58p (Syntenic homolog of Saccharomyces cerevisiae YLR033W (RSC58); 1-intron), whose translation MEDSLKEEIFKDLYTILEAASSKCNVIDEKFPGEFFESEPTRIYSSYVEFLRGRADADAQIDEQQLALTNIRQRFEEGEYARSKDGLYRLYHDVRLVSTMLIQYYSPGTRSYQMVDKFYKFATELLLRECYKHGAMLVHAEPYVKSKEETEFFNIISKDFIKISTSYTLPIVESYHISTKFGDLFSSTISSSPLDERPPDLPNSNFEVTKIIPHTGLHLSNKLGFVAANTSNIPDPTLPPTEMMTKFLHPNWYALPTTLWLKYGGYESFAPTITENGSVVDSSRIGDIWLERTSYHELWKLRKGVRDGESNAMREEENGGKVGEPEATIEEVHDKVEEADTTREEDNSVDKEKDESAGKEQEDKIDDSENIPEVPVTSTLSAALINGGTAQQHKNDAVSAVEPSEQQKTNTYTPKSVNVNLEHLYRWAPSNEIDDDELEAFRNNTHQQLISKCLLQLQQMKRSRIQAGKVSKPTSEETKIYFKIQRMLKEVILAQQAAEFPKIYIKEFPVLQANYAGNIPVVRTYPNRKKKYKK comes from the exons ATGGAAGACTCATTAAAAGAGGAGATTTTCAAAGACCTGTATACGATTCTAGAAGC TGCTTCTTCGAAATGCAATGTCATTGACGAAAAGTTCCCGGGCGAGTTTTTCGAGTCGGAGCCCACAAGGATATACAGCAGCTATGTGGAGTTCCtgcgcgggcgggcggACGCGGATGCCCAGATAGACGAGCAGCAGTTGGCGTTGACGAACATACGGCAGCGGTTCGAGGAGGGCGAATACGCGCGCAGCAAGGACGGCTTGTACCGGCTGTACCACGACGTGCGGCTGGTCAGCACGATGCTGATCCAGTACTACTCGCCGGGCACACGCAGTTACCAGATGGTGGACAAGTTCTACAAGTTTGCCActgagctgctgctgcgcgagtGCTACAAGCACGGCGCGATGCTGGTGCACGCGGAACCCTATGTGAAGAGCAAGGAGGAGACGGAGTTCTTCAACATCATCTCGAAGGACTTCATCAAGATATCCACGAGCTACACGCTGCCGATTGTAGAATCGTACCACATTTCAACGAAGTTCGGCGATCTGTTTTCCTCTACGATTTCAAGCTCGCCGCTCGACGAGCGCCCGCCGGACCTGCCCAACAGCAATTTTGAGGTAACAAAGATTATTCCTCACACAGGTCTGCACCTGAGCAATAAGCTGGGGTTTGTGGCAGCAAATACAAGTAATATACCGGATCCGACCCTCCCCCCAACTGAGATGATGACGAAGTTTTTGCATCCAAACTGGTATGCATTGCCGACCACGCTTTGGCTGAAGTATGGTGGCTATGAATCCTTTGCCCCAACGATAACAGAAAACGGCTCTGTGGTGGACTCTTCTCGTATCGGCGATATATGGCTTGAGCGCACCAGCTACCACGAGCTGTGGAAGCTCAGAAAGGGCGTTAGAGACGGAGAATCTAATGCTATGAGAGAAGAGGAGAACGGTGGTAAGGTTGGGGAACCTGAAGCTACTATAGAGGAAGTTCACGATAAAGTTGAGGAAGCGGATACTACCAGAGAGGAGGATAATAGCGTCGACAAGGAGAAGGATGAGTCGGCTGGCAAGGAACAGGAGGACAAGATTGATGATTCTGAAAATATTCCCGAGGTACCTGTGACCTCAACCCTATCAGCAGCTTTGATTAATGGAGGTACTGCACAGCAGCACAAAAATGATGCTGTGAGTGCTGTGGAACCATCAGAACAACAAAAGACTAACACATATACGCCAAAGTCCGTCAATGTCAACCTAGAGCATCTATACAGATGGGCGCCTTCCAATGAGATAGATGATGATGAACTGGAGGCTTTCCGTAACAACACGCATCAGCAGTTGATCTCTAAATGCTTGCTCCAGCTACAGCAGATGAAACGGAGTAGGATCCAAGCTGGTAAAGTATCAAAGCCAACTTCGGAAGAGACGAAGATTTACTTCAAAATTCAGCGCATGCTGAAGGAGGTTATACTGGCTCAA